Proteins encoded within one genomic window of Cucumis sativus cultivar 9930 chromosome 3, Cucumber_9930_V3, whole genome shotgun sequence:
- the LOC101222161 gene encoding protein GAST1: MGRKQVIEILLFVVMLLNCVLLVHNLAISEAPTPQPQTSSNYSNPMHGVTEGSLQPQECGARCTGRCSKTAFKKPCMFFCQKCCAKCLCVPYGTYGNKQTCPCYNQWKTKRGGPKCP; the protein is encoded by the exons atggGAAGGAAGCAAGTAATAGAGATACTGTTGTTTGTAGTAATGTTGCTGAACTGTGTTCTCTTAGTACACAATCTT GCCATTAGTGAGGCTCCAACACCACAGCCACAGACTAGTTCCAATTATTCCAATCCCATG CATGGAGTTACTGAAGGCAGCCTTCAACCTCAag AATGTGGGGCTAGATGCACAGGGAGATGTTCAAAGACAGCATTCAAGAAGCCATGCATGTTCTTTTGTCAAAAGTGCTGTGCCAAATGCTTGTGTGTTCCTTATGGGACTTATGGCAACAAACAAACTTGTCCTTGCTACAATCAATGGAAGACTAAGAGAGGAGGCCCCAAATGCCCTTAA